A window from Gammaproteobacteria bacterium encodes these proteins:
- a CDS encoding NYN domain-containing protein, with protein sequence MEKIGIFVDVQNIYYTCRQAHSANFDYNKFWAQVTRGREVICANAYATGRGDEKQTQFQNILRAIGFTIKLKPMLKRLDGTAKADWDVGIALDVFEEAQSCDTVVLASGDGDFDVLLERIKQRFNTRTEVYGVAQLTSNQLIKAADEFIPIDDRLLLSKQTR encoded by the coding sequence GTGGAAAAGATCGGCATTTTTGTCGACGTGCAGAATATTTACTACACGTGCCGTCAGGCCCATTCTGCCAATTTCGATTACAATAAATTCTGGGCGCAGGTCACGCGTGGGCGCGAAGTAATTTGCGCCAACGCCTACGCCACCGGGCGCGGCGACGAAAAGCAAACGCAGTTCCAGAACATTCTTCGTGCCATCGGTTTTACGATAAAACTAAAGCCAATGCTGAAACGACTCGACGGCACCGCCAAAGCCGATTGGGATGTCGGCATTGCTCTGGATGTTTTTGAAGAGGCGCAGAGCTGCGACACAGTTGTCCTGGCATCCGGCGATGGCGACTTTGATGTTCTGCTCGAGAGAATCAAGCAGCGATTCAATACCAGGACAGAGGTTTATGGTGTTGCGCAACTCACCTCCAATCAGTTAATCAAAGCGGCCGATGAGTTCATACCGATCGACGACAGGCTGTTATTGAGCAAGCAGACGCGATAG
- a CDS encoding ABC-F family ATPase, translating to MISTVNLSIQFGTRPLFENVSVTFGNGNRYGLIGANGSGKSTLMKILAGQLEPSAGNVAIDPGARIGQLSQDQFAYEDYRVLDAVMLGYERLWSVIQERDRLYSLPEMSDEEGMRAADLEVEFAEMDGYSAESRAGELLEGIGIPVEQHEGPMSAVAPGWKLRVLLAQALFSDPDVLLLDEPTNNLDLNAIRWLEEFLQSRKSTMVIISHDRHFLNSVCSHMADLDYGRLQVFPGNYDEYMTAATQARERIHAENAKKKAKRADLQAFVSRFSANASKARQATSRARQLEKIKLEDIKPSSRVSPFIRFEQDKPLRRVAVEATNISKGFDDGPLFENLDLSIDAGSRVAILGPNGIGKTTLARCLLQDLEPDTGEVKWAQNARTGYFAQDHAAEFTTDMTLLDWIAQWQPPGSDEQLLRATLGRMLFSRDDSEKSVKVVSGGEERRLMFGKLILQKPNVMVMDEPTNHLDMESIEALNLALENYPGTLIFVSHDRDFVSTLATRIIDMTPDGIVDFTGTYDEYLRAQLLSDKSRVA from the coding sequence TTGATTTCTACAGTAAATCTTTCGATTCAGTTCGGCACCAGGCCCCTGTTTGAGAATGTCTCCGTGACATTCGGCAATGGCAACCGCTATGGCCTGATCGGTGCAAACGGCTCGGGCAAATCGACCCTGATGAAAATTCTTGCAGGCCAGCTGGAGCCTTCAGCCGGCAATGTCGCGATCGACCCAGGTGCTCGTATCGGCCAGCTGTCCCAGGATCAGTTTGCCTATGAGGACTACCGGGTCCTTGATGCTGTGATGTTGGGCTACGAAAGATTGTGGAGCGTTATCCAGGAACGCGACCGCCTGTATTCGCTGCCTGAGATGAGTGACGAGGAAGGCATGCGTGCTGCGGATCTGGAAGTCGAATTTGCCGAGATGGACGGGTATTCGGCCGAATCGCGCGCCGGTGAGCTGCTGGAAGGCATCGGCATCCCGGTCGAGCAACACGAAGGCCCGATGAGTGCTGTCGCCCCCGGCTGGAAGCTCAGGGTCTTGCTGGCGCAGGCGCTGTTTTCCGATCCGGATGTGTTGCTGCTGGACGAGCCCACCAACAACCTCGATCTCAATGCGATTCGCTGGCTGGAAGAATTTCTGCAGAGCCGCAAATCCACGATGGTGATCATTTCGCATGATCGTCATTTCCTGAACAGCGTCTGCTCACACATGGCCGACCTGGATTACGGCAGGCTGCAGGTTTTTCCGGGCAACTATGATGAGTACATGACCGCCGCCACGCAGGCACGCGAGCGGATCCATGCGGAGAACGCAAAAAAGAAAGCGAAAAGAGCCGATCTGCAGGCCTTTGTTAGCCGGTTTTCCGCGAACGCCTCGAAGGCGCGCCAGGCAACCTCGCGCGCCCGACAGCTGGAAAAAATCAAGCTCGAAGACATCAAGCCGTCGAGTCGGGTCAGTCCGTTTATTCGTTTCGAACAGGACAAGCCGCTGCGGCGTGTCGCGGTGGAAGCGACCAACATCAGCAAGGGTTTCGACGACGGGCCGTTGTTTGAGAACCTGGACCTGAGCATCGATGCCGGGTCGCGGGTCGCAATACTCGGGCCCAACGGGATTGGCAAGACCACGCTGGCACGTTGTCTGCTGCAGGATCTCGAACCAGACACCGGCGAGGTGAAATGGGCCCAGAATGCCCGGACTGGCTACTTTGCCCAGGACCACGCTGCAGAATTTACGACTGACATGACGCTGCTTGACTGGATCGCACAATGGCAGCCGCCCGGTTCTGACGAACAACTGTTGCGCGCCACGCTGGGACGGATGCTGTTTTCCAGAGATGACAGCGAGAAATCGGTCAAAGTGGTATCCGGCGGCGAAGAGCGCCGGCTGATGTTCGGCAAACTGATTCTGCAAAAACCCAACGTGATGGTCATGGATGAACCGACAAACCATCTCGATATGGAGTCGATCGAGGCGCTGAACCTTGCCCTGGAAAATTACCCTGGCACTTTGATCTTCGTCAGTCATGACCGGGATTTCGTGTCAACACTGGCGACACGCATTATCGACATGACGCCTGACGGCATTGTTGATTTCACCGGCACCTACGACGAATACCTGCGTGCGCAGCTGCTGAGCGACAAATCTCGGGTCGCCTGA
- a CDS encoding YaiI/YqxD family protein: PRGELFTKENIRGRLNMRDFLDTMRASGVDTSGGPAAFSKRDKQLFANQLDQYLTRHYKKPG; the protein is encoded by the coding sequence GCCCGCGTGGCGAGCTTTTTACCAAAGAAAATATTCGCGGCAGGCTCAATATGCGCGATTTCCTGGACACCATGCGCGCCAGCGGCGTGGATACCAGCGGTGGGCCAGCCGCATTCAGTAAACGTGATAAACAGCTGTTCGCCAATCAGCTGGATCAGTATCTGACCAGGCATTACAAAAAACCGGGCTAG